A portion of the Candidatus Microthrix parvicella Bio17-1 genome contains these proteins:
- a CDS encoding tyrosine-type recombinase/integrase produces the protein AIGREPSITIFTASALKVSEYFVRLRVILDSFVSVDVINHPLSEILGAPQFPSGRRTHLSRDSIAHLVTKHTATAAARHPSLTTKNVTPHTLRHTCAMALLQAGVDITVIALWLGHETIETTQIYMHADMGTKETALNRTTPPNTSPGRYQPDTGTLAFLKNL, from the coding sequence GCGATCGGCCGGGAACCGTCGATCACCATTTTCACGGCCTCGGCCTTGAAAGTGTCAGAGTATTTTGTTCGTTTGCGTGTCATATTGGATTCCTTTGTGTCAGTGGATGTTATCAATCACCCACTGTCCGAAATCCTCGGGGCACCCCAGTTCCCCAGCGGACGTCGGACCCACCTCAGCCGAGACTCCATTGCCCACCTCGTCACCAAACACACCGCAACAGCCGCCGCCAGGCATCCATCCCTAACCACCAAAAATGTGACTCCGCACACCCTCCGGCACACCTGTGCCATGGCCCTCCTCCAAGCCGGCGTCGACATCACCGTCATCGCGCTCTGGCTCGGCCACGAAACAATCGAGACCACCCAGATCTACATGCACGCCGACATGGGCACCAAAGAAACCGCCCTCAACCGGACCACACCACCCAACACCAGCCCCGGCCGCTACCAGCCCGACACCGGCACCCTCGCCTTCCTCAAGAACCTGTGA
- a CDS encoding HNH endonuclease signature motif containing protein, whose amino-acid sequence MASITDFESTGSGPGGGNGSGDGGALAALRLRLATDELAAWSAAKSAVADVAAGAALAQAELAMDELFEAGFDPADSRDAVVWIEELDRLGRRVDAAQSVLMGAIQRRVLHTADGHGSAKIMVRHVARLTEAEASVRAKTARLAKDAPKVTAAWQAGEVSTCAVRALGRVDANPRVAAALCQRDEEFLADAQTMDAKAFGRKVHRWARLVDEDGSEPPNERNHKKRDVRLVQNPFDLSWELSGFFGAGQGAELWEILDRYIAAEFEDDWADAKARLGPDGLFGEGLCKEDLDRTDAQRRADALVQVFRDAATADGSAVPVGWVHNIHWSAQAYEEMLAAIDHDRPPRFDPDTFMCRNEDGHDVDPTEAAANSLIHKVRRVITNAADVVIDLGRARRFTGSARLAATAVHTHCIWPGCHAPASRCEIDHLHEHGRGGETTQTNAAPLCGLCRMRHKPHYAESVIMPNGGADVLVGAGSAVLCSA is encoded by the coding sequence ATGGCTTCGATCACAGATTTCGAGTCGACCGGCAGCGGTCCGGGCGGCGGAAACGGTTCAGGTGACGGTGGCGCTCTGGCGGCGCTGCGATTGCGGTTGGCCACCGATGAGTTGGCTGCCTGGTCCGCTGCGAAGTCGGCGGTGGCCGATGTTGCTGCGGGGGCGGCGTTGGCTCAGGCGGAGTTGGCGATGGACGAGTTGTTTGAGGCTGGATTCGACCCTGCGGATTCGCGAGATGCGGTGGTATGGATCGAGGAGCTCGATCGGTTGGGTCGTCGCGTTGATGCGGCCCAGTCGGTACTGATGGGGGCGATTCAACGGCGAGTGTTGCACACAGCCGACGGGCATGGGTCGGCCAAGATCATGGTCCGCCACGTGGCCCGGTTGACCGAGGCTGAGGCGTCAGTCCGGGCGAAGACGGCCCGGCTGGCCAAGGACGCTCCGAAGGTGACAGCGGCGTGGCAGGCGGGTGAGGTGTCGACGTGTGCGGTCAGAGCGTTGGGCCGGGTGGATGCCAACCCTCGGGTGGCGGCAGCGTTGTGCCAACGCGACGAGGAATTCCTGGCGGATGCCCAGACGATGGATGCGAAGGCGTTTGGGCGCAAGGTGCACCGGTGGGCCCGCCTGGTCGACGAGGACGGTTCCGAGCCACCAAACGAACGTAACCACAAGAAGCGGGATGTCCGCTTGGTGCAGAACCCCTTCGACCTGTCGTGGGAACTGTCCGGGTTCTTTGGGGCTGGGCAGGGTGCGGAGTTGTGGGAGATCCTCGACCGATACATCGCCGCCGAGTTCGAGGATGACTGGGCCGATGCCAAGGCACGGCTGGGTCCCGATGGTCTGTTCGGCGAGGGGCTGTGCAAAGAGGATTTGGATCGGACCGATGCCCAACGCCGTGCTGACGCGTTGGTGCAGGTGTTCCGGGATGCTGCGACCGCTGACGGCTCCGCTGTGCCTGTCGGCTGGGTTCACAACATCCACTGGTCCGCCCAGGCCTACGAGGAAATGCTCGCAGCGATCGATCACGATCGGCCGCCCCGGTTCGACCCCGACACGTTCATGTGCCGCAACGAGGACGGCCACGACGTCGACCCCACAGAAGCCGCCGCCAACAGCCTGATCCACAAGGTCCGCAGGGTGATCACCAACGCAGCCGACGTCGTCATCGACCTCGGCCGGGCACGACGATTCACCGGATCGGCCCGCCTGGCCGCCACGGCCGTCCATACCCACTGCATCTGGCCCGGGTGTCACGCACCGGCCAGCCGTTGCGAGATCGACCACCTCCACGAGCACGGCCGGGGCGGCGAAACTACCCAGACGAACGCGGCGCCGCTCTGCGGTTTATGCCGAATGCGGCATAAGCCGCATTATGCCGAATCCGTGATTATGCCGAATGGGGGTGCGGATGTGTTGGTGGGAGCGGGATCGGCGGTGTTGTGTTCGGCATAA